A region of Toxorhynchites rutilus septentrionalis strain SRP chromosome 1, ASM2978413v1, whole genome shotgun sequence DNA encodes the following proteins:
- the LOC129762428 gene encoding serine--tRNA synthetase-like protein Slimp: MLRLRPVVYGTCWRSFSSALYVTGDKAKEQYAPLVPFLDIRSKLSDLERLQENLRLRRYRLDFDQMKQQWELYRSIELRKKNIEARRVELREQIAQAESEDERKRLKLQAVLAKDDLKSLRESSYSIADAFVTQNFLAIPNELHERTPAEERQVLFEESIKNARKLQPVGEECLEPYDSTCSYMTGDAALMDLFLPIDFVNIFQEAGFVLFSNPDFVRSVLVEAAMVDPKALHLVNEEVDLDHKLNLLHLCGGGSMLSFLGYLAKLSVFPTALPLRLVANGKQYFQDRIQTNAVQMLAVTADQTEAVDIFDETIELYKKCYTRFGISYRLMKVPAHELNPAEAMRVDVEMFNPKVNRFIKIGDVCYYSNFLSKRIAFNYHEGKIQNFPHLISGTVQATVDLIRVLLQHGIRLKDLSFLEDVQ, encoded by the coding sequence ATGCTGCGTTTGCGACCAGTCGTCTACGGTACTTGTTGGAGATCGTTTTCCTCCGCGCTGTACGTCACTGGAGACAAAGCGAAGGAACAGTATGCGCCTCTGGTTCCCTTCCTGGACATCCGCTCGAAGCTATCGGATCTCGAGCGCTTGCAGGAAAATCTACGACTTCGCCGGTATCGGCTTGATTTCGACCAGATGAAGCAACAGTGGGAACTATACAGGTCGATTGAACTGCGCAAGAAAAATATCGAAGCGAGAAGGGTTGAGCTGCGGGAGCAGATTGCACAGGCGGAAAGTGAGGATGAGAGGAAGCGGCTCAAACTACAGGCTGTTCTCGCTAAGGATGATCTGAAAAGTTTGAGGGAGAGTAGCTATTCGATAGCGGACGCATTTGTGACGCAAAACTTCCTGGCCATTCCAAACGAGTTACACGAAAGAACACCTGCAGAGGAGAGGCAAGTGTTGTTCGAGGAGAGCATCAAAAATGCTAGGAAGCTGCAACCTGTTGGGGAAGAGTGTCTAGAACCGTATGATTCCACTTGCTCCTATATGACTGGGGATGCCGCTTTGATGGATTTGTTTCTTCCGATCGATTTCGTGAACATTTTCCAGGAAGCCGGATTTGTTCTATTCTCCAATCCAGATTTTGTGAGAAGTGTGCTGGTGGAAGCTGCAATGGTAGATCCCAAGGCTTTACATTTGGTAAACGAGGAAGTCGACCTAGATCATAAACTTAATTTACTGCACCTATGCGGGGGAGGATCTATGCTTAGTTTTTTAGGGTACCTGGCTAAACTGTCGGTCTTCCCAACGGCATTGCCTCTGCGGCTTGTAGCTAATGGGAAGCAATATTTTCAGGATAGGATCCAAACTAACGCAGTGCAGATGCTTGCTGTGACTGCCGACCAAACGGAAGCCGTCGATATTTTTGATGAAACGATTGAATTGTACAAAAAATGCTATACCCGGTTTGGGATCAGCTACAGATTGATGAAAGTTCCAGCTCACGAGCTGAACCCTGCGGAGGCAATGCGTGTCGATGTGGAAATGTTCAATCCGAAGGTAAATCGGTTCATAAAAATAGGGGACGTCTGCTATTATTCAAACTTTCTGAGCAAAAGAATAGCTTTCAACTATCACGAAGGGAAGATCCAAAATTTTCCTCATCTAATATCAGGGACTGTGCAAGCAACAGTTGATTTGATCAGAGTCCTTCTGCAACATGGCATTCGATTGAAAGACTTGTCCTTTTTAGAAGATGTTCAATAA